The segment GAAAAAAcgttatttataataaaaagcTGTTCGTTTTAAGACGTTTTAGACTTTCTCATTGACTAATCAACACATTCCTGGTTTCCAGACGTTTTCTCCAGGTTTCACACCCCAGGATTAACTGAGCGTCCACATTTCAAGACCCAAATGTCAAATAGAGTttgtttaatttcattgtgaGAATCCGGATGAAACAGGcctttgatttgaatgattAAGAATCAAACGTGATAGTTATTGAACCCGCAGCACCGATTGTTCGCTTGCAGCTGTCTGGGACTCTATCCATCCCGGGTTGGCAGTGGTTTCTGACGCGGTTTGGGAAGAAGACGGCGGTTTACTTTGGCCACACCGTAAGTCAAACAAAGGCTCAAGGATGAGTTGTCATGGAAATCctctcatcatcctcctcctcctcctcctcgctccttttATAGTGGGTAATACCCTTCGTGATCCTGATCGCCTGCGTCAAGAGCAATCTGGTCGTCTCCTACCTGGTGTCGGTGGCTGCAGGTGTGAGCGTAGCGGCGGCTTTCCTCCTGCCCTGGTGAGCGCgagctccacccccccccccccccccggacccttAATCCAGAGGACGATGTTTGGTTCTCAAAACGTTGtgctgctgcgttcaggtcgaTGCTTCCTGACGTGGTTGATGACTTCAAGGTTGCGTACCCGCACATCCACGGACACGAAGCCCTCTTCTACTCCTACTACGTGTTCTTCATCAAGTTTGCCTCCGGCGTATCTCTGGGCATCTCGACGCTCAGTTTAAAGTGAGTCGGTTCTTTCTCTgcgttttgggggggggcagggatcTGTGATCTGTATGTCACGGCACATAATTCCCACGGTCAGGTGCTTAAAGTCTTTgcatgttcttttcttttctttttttttttttttgcagatttgCCGGCTATAAGACCGGGGCCTGTCTTCAACCCGGGACGGTCAGCACCACCCTGAAGGTGCTGGTCTCTCCCGTGCCTGTGGTTCTGATCGCTGTGGGACTGTTGATAATGAGAACTTACCCCATCGACGAGCGACGGAGGCAGGAGAACCGAAAAGTCCTGCGGGAAATTCAGTAAGCGAAACGCCGAGCGGATTGGAAACGTTCTGCTCTCTGTTCCTCAGCTAAACGTAAACGGGACGTTTGGAAGGAGCGGTTCTTTTTGTGACTCCCGGCGTCTCGTCTCTCAACAGGGACTCTGAAGCGGATTCTGAGCTCGACTCTTCAGCGAGTGGGACCACGATCTAGCAGCCGAGGACGAGCCCAAACGCCCCACCGCTGCTTTACACGTTTGCACATGCTGGCAAAGGACACGCCCAGCAAGTATTTGGAGGAATGACCAAAAAACCACTGACACACCACATAGGATTTGGCCCGCTCCCTCCAGTGGCTCTCGCAGCTTTACTTCACTGCCTCGGCCACCAGAGGGCGACGTAAAGCTGCCTCCACTGTGCCCCTTCATATGATCCAAGCCATGTGTCCCAAAAAACATGTTGCCAGGTTGGGAGTAGCTATCTATTTCAGCTATTTTCTTTCTGTACAGTTCTGGATGTTGAAATCGGTTCACTTCATCGGTTAAAGGAGGAGAGCACAGTTCGATGCCCTTCCTacaagtgtgtgtttaagtTGAGACTCGAGCAGCTGTTCTATTCAACATAGAGAAATCACTCGTTTCCCAAAGACGTGTTACTTTCTTGTTTACTGAGACACTCCGGTGGCCGTCTGCTGTGTCCTTTACCGAATCCagtcgtgtgcgtgtgtgcgtttcttGTCTTAACTCTCCTATGCAAACTACGGCAGGATGAATGATTGCAACGTGCTTGGAATTAGGATCCTGTGCATTggagggtttgttttttgtttcggGTCAGAGCCTCTCTTGTGCAGAGCGGAGTGTGACGTCGCTTTATGTTTGCCATGTCTTAAAGTGACCGTGTGTGACTTTCCCTTCAGATGAGGGGACTCTATAGGGTATTAGCCCTTATTTATAAAGGGCATACCAGCACTATTGAGCGATGTTCTGTGTGCAGGCGGAAGCACGGCCTTACCTGCACATCTCACCTTTAGTTGCGTGAGGTTCTCTTGAACTTCCTTCTGGTGCTTCACTTTTTCCAGCCAAACATTTCTGAATGTGATTCAGCATCGTGAAGTCATTTCATCAGCATGTTCTCATTTCCCCGAGGGAAGGAAATGTGTTGTGTGTTCATTTAAggcattgtcttttttttttttttttctatgaatATGTATAATTTAGTGATGGTAAATTGCACTTAATGGACACGTGACAGTGATTCTCACTTTACAGCACGTCAAAATGTGCGCTGCTTTTGTGAGGACTTTTATCCTTACTTTAGGCGGCTCCAGGGAAGGATCTCATTGGTCAATCTCTAACAAAAAAATCTTTAATGCTTAATATATTCCTGCCAAGTATTTACTTTCCTGGCTTTGTCACTCTGTGTATCGCGTTTCGcctttcctctgtctctcctgtatgtttaatattgtaaatatgtttttctaAATTTGGACCTTGATGAGAAATGTAGAAGTGAAGAAACAAATGCTGCGTAAATTTGTAATTGTCTGTGAATAAAGGTTGTCAGAACAGAAACACTTGCAATGCCaccagcgcacacacacacgcacacacacacaaaaatgaatcCTTTAACAACACGCAGATGTTTCCGCTGCTGCGCGCATATAGATCCATAATCTACAGATATCCAATAACCTAAGGCGCCGTCTGTTCGTCCTCAGCAGTAATTACCTCCAGCTGTGTTTTTACGCGCGGATTGGAAGACAACAGGTGGAAGGACAACTCTTCTGTTGCGATGAGGACGAAGCGCCATCTCTTTATTTTGTGCGCCTTTTTGTCGCTCGGCCTCGTCGTCTTCGCTGCAGACGCGTATAAATCTGCGGTTGCTCCAAGGAAAGGAGTATTTAAAGTGGGGTTGCCAAAACCGTACGGCGCGTCATCGGGAGGAGACGGGCAATCCTCCCACGGGTCCCCTGGCGTCGCGTCCCCGGTGTCTCCACCGCGTCTCCGAAGGCGGTCCGCGCGTCGAGGGGACGTCCCGGACGTTTCCGTCACCTGCTCGGCGTCTGACTTAGTCCTGCGAGTCAAACCGTCCTTCTTCGGCCTGGGCGCGGACGCAGAGGAACTGAAGTTGGGGGCGTCCTGCAGAAACAACGGCGTTCTGGAGCCGCACGGCGACTTCCTCTTCACGTACCACCTGACGGAGTGCGGCGTCGTGCGGCAGGTATAAGATCGATGATCGTTAATCCAAGGTTGCCTCTCCTCATTCTTTAAATCATAATCTCTGGACACGCTCCATCAGGCGGACAGCCATTATCTGATCTACAAATTCGTGCTCCATTACGCGCCTTCGCTTGAACGTTTCCCGAGCAGAGCGCACCGGATCGATGTCGATATTGAATGCCGTTACCAAAGGTAAAGGCGTATCTCTTATTTTCAACATCTTATGTGAGTGTAAAAGCCCGCAATTTATAGCTTTCACGCTCCGTTTAGGAACCATCACGTGCGCCAGCTGGCTATACAGCCCACATGGAAACCCGCTGTTGTGCGTAAAAGGCTGAAAGGAAGTCCCAAAGACTTCCAGATCGAGCTGATGGACGGTGCGTTGAAAGATCTTTAACAGCTGGTTTGGTTCTCAAGGCTTTTATGAAGTTTCTGCATTTAatggaattttatttttatcaggtTCGTGGAGCGGACCAGTTTCATCCCGGGTGTATCGACTTGGAGAACCAGTTCATTTCCAGGTTtcggctcttcctcttcccacTGGTGGGAAGCTGTACATCGATCGCTGCTATGCCACCGGCTCAGAATCCTCCCACAATTACACCATCATCGACAATTTGGGGTGaacaaacaaatctgtttgttttcatgctggATGTGAGATTACGTCACGCTGTTGTCATCCACAGTTGTATGCTTGACAGCAAGAGAGACAGAGGCGCCTCCCGGTTCGTCTCCCGGTCAGATGGCGCCCTGAGATTCTCCATGAAGGCTTTCCAGTTCACTTCTGACCCCGACAAGGAAGTGAGCGTGAAGTATAAACGAGCTGAGTGTCCGGCTTTGATCGTCTCTCACCTCTCATCCCTTATTTTAGGTCAGCGTTCACTGCGTACTGTTTGTCACATCCAAGGACCCCGGTCCTGCACACAAGTCGTGCTCCTACGAAGGGAACAGGTGGGGCTTCTATCCATTAATTTCCTttccacaaatgttttttttttttttttttttttttatttttttaaatgctcgaACTCCAAGAGATTTACCACTGCTGACCCCGAAAGTAATAAGAAAAGCTGACTCCGGTAACTTATAACCCATCTGCGGTCAGACAGAGGGTGCTGGGATGCTTTTTCTGTGGAGCCTTTTCCAGGCCTGTGGATCAGTGGCATGTCTTGAGGAGAAAGGATGAGACAGTGAATCCTCCACATAGCAGCTGAAAACTCTCTACTGTATAACGTATTAGATGTTTGTCATCGAGGACTCACTTTCGGCCTGCAGTATCTGAGTATAATTGGGACTAAACCAGTTTTTATTGCAAACTGGCTGAACAATCTTTACGTCCAATGTGCAGGTGGGAAGCCCTCGCTGGCAAAGACTCCATCTGTGAATGCTGTGACTCACAATGTGTGACATCTAAAGCACGGAGGGCCTTGCTGGAAGGTacgtctctttctttttttttttttttagttaaggATGAACACATTCCTCCTCCGATTGCTTAGTGACGAATGATGTTGGTCACGCACAGACATCATCGTCAGGTGAAGATTCCCCGACTAGAGATCAACAGGAGGGAAAATTACATCCATTTCTTTTAAAGGCTCTGCTGTCGCCAAGTCGTTGCTGGTCTCTGATCAGCCGTACACAGACGAAGATGGCTTTCCCCAAATCCGACCCGCCTCAGCCAGCACAAGAAGAAAAGGCGAGGTGGATCCTGAAAATCGACGGGTCCTCTCTTTTAAAAGACCTGATGTAGAGGAGTTGGGTTTCATGGAGGAGGAGTTTGAAGAGCATTTGGCACTAGGGGAGTATTCAAGgagcgaagaggaggaagggtaTAGCAGGAGGGAAGATGAGGTGCAGCAGGTGAGCCACTTGAACCAGACTGGCGGGGAAATGCTGGAGCGGGGGTTGCCATCAGAAGTCAGCCGACCGAGTGAGTTACCATGGTTCTctgaaggagagggagaacgCGGGAGGTATACAGGCAGAGGTGAGGATGACGAGATGAAGAATGAGGCTTTAGAGAACAGGGAGATGACCTGGTATTTCACTTGGAGGTAGTGTTGGGTGAATCGGTTACTGCTCTGCGTTCAATGATGTATTCTGACTCACTTCAATTAAAAATAACGTCACGATGCAGCTGGACTCCGGTCATGACATCATAACGTCGGTCTCCTAAATGTGTTGACTGAGTATTGATCTTAAACACGAGTACAGTTCAGTGTCAGAGTATAAACCTTTGTCTTTGTGCCACGCATGCAGGCCTGTAAATGTTCAGGGAGAATGAAAGCCAAGAAATTTAGAAGACAAAGGAGAAGGTGAGCTTGTTTGGTCCATGAAgctttattctgttttattacattaatcTCCAAGTCAGTTTGAAATATATTCACGTTCAACCCAGCAATCCCTCGGTTCCGCCCCAACTGAGGCAGGGCAGCGTCTAActaaaagcagcaggaagtgcgACCAGAAATTGATTCTGTATTGCTTTGCATACCTCCCGATTCTGTTTGACAAGCTTTGATGGGGATTTTGAGAACATAATTCGGATGATTAACAGCTAAACAGActagatttaaatgttttatatatatatatataatatttattatcaGCCCGaacaggaaaagaggaaaaataacttaagtatattttgtttaaacaaacatttagtgTGGAAACGAGGACAGATCCATTAGTGGTTACGTTGGATGTACAAAAATCTTGCTGTATTTACAGGTGAGCCCAAAAGTCCCAGCGAGAACCGACTAAAGCTGCAATTCAGTAGTGGTACAATCATTGAACGTcactaaagggggggggggggtatgttccCATCGCTTGCAGCGAAAGCtcagaagacccccccccccctggcaaaATCAAACGGTATTTAAATGAAAAGTGATTAAATTAAGACCCACACCATTAACGACGACTCCAGAGCGGTTTCCAGAGGCAACCTTCAGAATAGACACATCTTAAGCTCGACTCGTCTTTTGCGGTTTCCAAAGGCAACCCTCAGAATAGACACATCTTAAGCTCGACTCGTCTTTTGCGGTTTCCAAAGGCAACCCTCAGAATAGACACATCTTAAGCTCGACTCGTCTTTTGCGGTTTCCAAAGGCAACCCTCAGAATAGACACATCTTAAGCTCGACTCGTCTTTTGCACCCTCAACTTGCTCAAAATTCAGTGGAACGAAGAAATCCTTCTCGAGCCTCCTTCAGTCTGCACAATCACGTCGATGGCGTCCCTCCCGCGGCGCCCGCTGTCCCGTTGCTTCTCTCTTCAGCATCTGAGGCTGGAGAATTTAGGCAGAATTAGTTTAATGGGAGTGGAAAAGTCGGATGTTGCGGAACGCGAAGATCAATCAAACAGTTACATTTGAAGCATATTTGACTTTCAGAATCAACACCTCGTTTCTAGCGTGACTCAGGAGAGTATCTCTCTTACCTGTGATCATCTTTATTGCTTCCTGTCCTGCAGTTTGCTCCGCCCCTGCGCTGCTCTCAGCGTCCTTGCCCATCGGTTTGGGTTTCTTTGCAACAGGCGGTGGCACCTTCGGCGACTCCGCTTCACTCCTCACCTTTGTGCCCGGGGACGCCTCCGGGTTCTTCTTTGTGGCGGCCTTTTCCCCAGCCGCGTGCCTGGTCTCAATCACCACCCTCTTGTTGCTCTTGGAGAAGATAAAGCTCGCTGTGCTGGTGGGAGACTTGTGAAAGTCGGTGGGCGACGCCTGCGAGTGCGAGCTGACGCGAGGGGCAGGACTACCTTGGGACCGGGCTGCCGTCCTCAGACGGATAGCCTCCTGCAGGTTCAtggaaggagcagcaggaggagactTTGTTGTCGGGGAGACGGCTGCGGCCGAAGAAGGAGGTTGAATCGCAAAGGGCTGTGAGCTGGGATGAGTCGTTTGAGAAATAACAACAGCAGGTGGACGGCTGGACGTGGGGGGGGTCACGATCAGCGACTTTCTGATTGGCTTCTGAGGGGTCTCGGCACTGGCTGACGAGGTCGGGACCTCCGGGTGCTCAGGGCTGCTATTGAAGGACCTCAGCTTGACCATCTGTAAGATGGACGGCGTGACCACGAGAGTGGGTTCCTCCTGCGCCACAGGAGCGGAGGTCAGCTCTGGGATTTTGTTTTCTGAGTTTGCGGGATTAGACTTCATGAGTCCAAGTCCCTCCACAGGTAAAGGTGGAGGCAAAGGAATGCTTGCAGGAAGGGAAGAAAGACTTCCCCGGGAACCTTCTCTTGCGACGGCGCTTTCTAGAGCTGGTTGGGTCGAGACATCAGATggtgggggctggggggctTCCTGGTTTGGGGGACCCTCTTCTTTCGTGGGCGTAATCTGAGGCCGGAAGAGAAGCCCCAGGGGAGGCGGCGGTGAGACACTGGCAGGGGGGCTGGGAATACTGTCGTGTGAAGGCGGGGCATTCTGTGACTGGGCTTGTAATGGCGGCGGCGGTGGAATATTCTCTGGTGGTGCGAGTTCACCAACAGGGGGTGCCTCTTTAGAAGGGTGATGGACATTCacttgaggaagaggaggaggaggagaaaccacTTGAATGGCGACCACTTTAGGAGGCAGAGGGGAGTTCTCTTGAACGGATGGAGGGGATACTCCTGCGACCAGCGTGGTGGGGGCATCCTtaataagaggggggggggctttctcagtcagatgaggaggagattCTTTGGGCCTCACGGGAGAAACCTCTTTAGGTGGTGGGGGAGGGATTTCGTCGGGTGGAAGAAGAGAAACGTCCTCGGGCGGTGGTAGAGCGCCCTCCTCAGGTCCTTTTGGTGGAGGAATGGACGTTTCTTTAGACGGAACCTCTTCAGGTGGTTCTGGAGAGAATCTTTTAGGTTGTAGTAGGAAGACACCTttaggtggaggaggaggagaaacctcTTCATGGAATGGAGGAGAGATCTTTTTAATTGTAGGAGGGGGAACTGCTTTAACGGGCGGAGGGGGAGCCGTAtatggtggggggggtgggataTTCAGGACTACGGGGGAAATCCCCTGCTGTGCGCCGGGTTCCTGCGGCTCCGCCTCTGTGACGCATTCTGATAAAACGGATGCCGTCGTACGAGACGCGTCGCCGCCGGCAACGGTCCTGGCCGGTGGCACCTGAACAGGCATAACCAAGTCCTCCTCCCTAAACACCGGAGGAGGGGGAAGCGGCAACTCAAAGTCGCGAGATCCACGGAGGCCTatcggtggaggaggaggcggcggccagGAGAACTCGGGGGATGCAACCTGTCCGGATGCCACGGACGCAAACCCTGGAGTCTGATTGGCGGGCGGTTGGGAAGAATGGAGCGTTAATGAAATGGCAGGTAATGAATCCACCTCCGTAACTGGTGTGGACGTCTTGGCTTCCTCGGCCTTCCCCGCTGCCAGCCGGCCTTCGCGTCTCTCTACAGCCTTCACCAACATCCCGCTTAACACGTCGCGTACTTTTACCTTCTCGTCTTTCTCAGTCACTTTGCCGTTTCCTTTCAAATCGACATTCTGATTGGCCCGCCTGTCGTCGGGCTCTTTCCGACTCTCTGCATTCGACGTCACACTTTCTTGAACTTTCTTTGTCTCCACTGTTACAGTCGTACTCTTGTGCTTTCTCTCCACCGAGCTCTTCACAGAGCTTTCTgtcgatgaggaggaggaggaggaggaaggggagttcctctgctgtctcctgtctttcGGATTCTTCTTTATGATGGCGTTAAGGTTATCAGGTGCCGGGGGTCCCAGTAGCAGCTCAAAGGTGCGCCTGCTGTGAGCCCATACCTCTGGAGGAGGCGGTGGGGGTGCGTGGACTTTGGGCGGGGGAGGGATGTTGAAGAGTTCTATTAAGGCCCGTACGGAAGGGCTGACACTCGCCGTTTCAACCGAGCGGTCGGATTTGAGATCCTCTTTCAACTTGGAGTTtccaggaagcgctggctgGAGAAGATGGCGAGTTGAAACCGGAGGAGAGGACCCGGGAAAAAACCTCTGGAGCTTCGCTAAGAAGCCTTTCTTGCGCTTTGAAGATGAGCTGTGGGGCGGGGCAGATTTGCCATCTTGGCTGGAGTAGCCGCTGGACGGGGAGACGACTTTGCTTAGCTTATTCTCCCGAAACAATTCCGGTTTCTTTTGCGGCGCCTCTTTGGAAACGGCTTCCTCTGCCCTTACTGGATGAGAGGCGATGGGACTGACGGATGCAGAACCCGTAGAATCCTCCAGAGAACTGGTGTCGGCGTTGTACCCAGCACTGTCTGGGATTCTGGACCTAGAATACTCCCCAACCGGGGCAGAGATTTTATGGCGAGGAGACCCCCCTGAAGCTACTGCAAACTCCGCCAGGTCGCGTGAACGCCGCTTCATCTTATTGTGAAGGGAATAGGAGCgatttgggggagggggggccctCTTTGGCTTCATCACAGAGAGGCTACGCACACACTGCCCCTCTTTCTTTATCACTTCTCCCTTGATAATGACCTTGCCGTTGGAGGCGCATGTTGaagggagggaggtgagaacAGGCATTTTGCCAGCCTGATTAGGGCCTTCTGCATATGGCGACCTCTGCTGGGGGGTGCTGCTTCTGGAGATGGTCGAGGACTCGGACACCAAGGTCTCGGAGGATTCAGAATGGCTCCAACATGAGCTATCCGACATATTGGGAGGGTTGTTTCGAGACGCGGAGGTGACGGTGGAGGCCCTGGAGGAGGCCCTGGAGGAGGCTTTCGAGGAGGCCCGAGAGGGCGCTGGGCTGGACGGTAACAGGCTGCTCTTGCTGACGGTGCGGACGCTGTTGCGGCTCCGTCCACGGCTGATTTCCACCACGTCGATGGAGGGTGGCAACACGGCGTTGGGGATGATTTTGGACATGTAGGCAGCCTGGGGCGACATGGACATGACGGGGCTGGGCGGCTCTGGGTTGCTGTTGGCGGTGGTTATCCAGGGAACGGCCAGGGATCGAGGCCTCTGCTCGTCTGACGGGTTAGGGCCCAGGCAGCGGAGCAAGGCCATGTCATCCCTATGGCCGGCACGGGTGGCGAGGAGCTGCTTCATTTGGCCTCTGTTGACGGGCTGGATGGCGTTCCTGTACTCTGAGCTCGCAGCGGCTCGGCTCTGTGGCTCTGCTGCCTGACGCGGAGCGTCGGCCGTCGGGCTGTTGTCAGTGTCGCCATTATAAAGCTGTTCCTCCTCTAATCTCCGAGTCACTGTCCAACCCCCTCGGTCCAGACCTGATGGAAGACAAAGGAGGACCAATAAGATGCAAGCGCAGACTAACAATGTGAGAAATAGACATGCAAATAAACCATCCATCCTGCATCGGCAACTGTAAAGAATACTTTTAAATGATTAGCAACATACCTAGTTCCATCTGAACATGCTGTGGGATCGCCCCAACAGTCTTCCTGtgtcttttcctcttcttggtCTTCTCCGGCTTGTTCCCAGAGTTCAACGGCCTGAACGTGGATTCTTGGTTTTGAATGAGGCATGAGAGGAAAATCGTAAGACCCCTCGATCGTTTTCCACGGAATCCAATTGGCACATCTCACCATTACATTTTtagtctgtcttttttttttatgagtatGCATCGTCATAAAAGTACAATAGCCAGGAATAGTGAGAAATAGTGTTTTTACGCTTGCAATTACTTTGCCTGGTGAGTCCAGAGCGGGAAGACCTGGAGGATACGCTCGATTGTACGGAGACGACAGAAGTTGTGTCAGCAATGGTACTGTCTGTCATAAAGCCTCCACCTTCTCCGTCTGTTTGGCCCGTCATCGTCGACTgccgcgcgcgcacacacacacacacacacacacacacacacacacacaaaaaaataatttgaacaAAAGCACTTCCAGTAAGAAAAACTGCAATTTTAAGTGCAAAATTTCACTTACAATTGTGCTTTCGTTGTCCCGGTACTCCAGCCCGTGATCAGTTTCTGCAACATAAATAACAGATTCATACAGTTTACAGCCTCTGGTGCACACTTGTTTGGATAATATGCATATCTGGTCATGGGACGCCGCCGACGTCGGTGCATGATCATATCCACATTTTTTATGCACCTTCCTGCTGCATCATTTTCAACCCCTCCAGCGCCTCGGTGTGAAGGTTCTCCAGGTACTCGGGCCTGCTGGCCTCAACGAACACATTCTCCTGGAGCAATGGAGGTGCCGGGGTTTTGTCATCATCTCGCGTTGGGATGGCTGGATgtagagagagaggagagagagagagagaggggatgaGCCAGGATGAACTCCAAGCTGTGCGTTACTGTACTCTAACGCACATCCCACGTCTGTAAGAGCGTGCTGGAATTAGCCTCGAGAGTGGAGCCGAGTCATCACTATTAATTATTGCTGCCATCTCTTCTTTAACAGCAGTTCAGGTGGCAGAAAATACCAGTAATGATTATCTGCATAATAATTCTgtcttattttttgtaaaatgtgGAGCAATTTAGTCGTTAAAGTGAGACTCTAAAAGAACATGACATTTCTTAGAGATATGTAATGTCTGTTTTCAGTGAACCAGTTGATCCAACCTGTGCTGGTCATACTTGAATATCAATTTCAACTAGGAGCCATCTGACtgagtgataaaaaaaaa is part of the Brachionichthys hirsutus isolate HB-005 chromosome 18, CSIRO-AGI_Bhir_v1, whole genome shotgun sequence genome and harbors:
- the LOC137907706 gene encoding NHS-like protein 3, encoding MSNRDSLGFGDLLPQDVVDIFAQEKHNRVKKKRSHSLGRALGWLKGKKKKDLKAKGALGLGVGLGPALDLAVDGYPVGHQGQPKGGQRLGRQTHPQGNSHAIPTRDDDKTPAPPLLQENVFVEASRPEYLENLHTEALEGLKMMQQEETDHGLEYRDNESTISTMTGQTDGEGGGFMTDSTIADTTSVVSVQSSVSSRSSRSGLTRQKSTFRPLNSGNKPEKTKKRKRHRKTVGAIPQHVQMELGLDRGGWTVTRRLEEEQLYNGDTDNSPTADAPRQAAEPQSRAAASSEYRNAIQPVNRGQMKQLLATRAGHRDDMALLRCLGPNPSDEQRPRSLAVPWITTANSNPEPPSPVMSMSPQAAYMSKIIPNAVLPPSIDVVEISRGRSRNSVRTVSKSSLLPSSPAPSRASSKASSRASSRASTVTSASRNNPPNMSDSSCWSHSESSETLVSESSTISRSSTPQQRSPYAEGPNQAGKMPVLTSLPSTCASNGKVIIKGEVIKKEGQCVRSLSVMKPKRAPPPPNRSYSLHNKMKRRSRDLAEFAVASGGSPRHKISAPVGEYSRSRIPDSAGYNADTSSLEDSTGSASVSPIASHPVRAEEAVSKEAPQKKPELFRENKLSKVVSPSSGYSSQDGKSAPPHSSSSKRKKGFLAKLQRFFPGSSPPVSTRHLLQPALPGNSKLKEDLKSDRSVETASVSPSVRALIELFNIPPPPKVHAPPPPPPEVWAHSRRTFELLLGPPAPDNLNAIIKKNPKDRRQQRNSPSSSSSSSSTESSVKSSVERKHKSTTVTVETKKVQESVTSNAESRKEPDDRRANQNVDLKGNGKVTEKDEKVKVRDVLSGMLVKAVERREGRLAAGKAEEAKTSTPVTEVDSLPAISLTLHSSQPPANQTPGFASVASGQVASPEFSWPPPPPPPIGLRGSRDFELPLPPPPVFREEDLVMPVQVPPARTEPGAQQGISPVVLNIPPPPPYTAPPPPVKAVPPPTIKKISPPFHEEVSPPPPPKGVFLLQPKRFSPEPPEEVPSKETSIPPPKGPEEGALPPPEDVSLLPPDEIPPPPPKEVSPVRPKESPPHLTEKAPPPLIKDAPTTLVAGVSPPSVQENSPLPPKVVAIQVVSPPPPLPQVNVHHPSKEAPPVGELAPPENIPPPPPLQAQSQNAPPSHDSIPSPPASVSPPPPLGLLFRPQITPTKEEGPPNQEAPQPPPSDVSTQPALESAVAREGSRGSLSSLPASIPLPPPLPVEGLGLMKSNPANSENKIPELTSAPVAQEEPTLVVTPSILQMVKLRSFNSSPEHPEVPTSSASAETPQKPIRKSLIVTPPTSSRPPAVVISQTTHPSSQPFAIQPPSSAAAVSPTTKSPPAAPSMNLQEAIRLRTAARSQGSPAPRVSSHSQASPTDFHKSPTSTASFIFSKSNKRVVIETRHAAGEKAATKKNPEASPGTKVRSEAESPKVPPPVAKKPKPMGKDAESSAGAEQTAGQEAIKMITASDAEERSNGTAGAAGGTPST
- the zpcx gene encoding zona pellucida protein C, which gives rise to MNDCNVLGIRILCIGGRSARRGDVPDVSVTCSASDLVLRVKPSFFGLGADAEELKLGASCRNNGVLEPHGDFLFTYHLTECGVVRQADSHYLIYKFVLHYAPSLERFPSRAHRIDVDIECRYQRNHHVRQLAIQPTWKPAVVRKRLKGSPKDFQIELMDGSWSGPVSSRVYRLGEPVHFQVSALPLPTGGKLYIDRCYATGSESSHNYTIIDNLGCMLDSKRDRGASRFVSRSDGALRFSMKAFQFTSDPDKEVSVHCVLFVTSKDPGPAHKSCSYEGNRWEALAGKDSICECCDSQCVTSKARRALLEGSAVAKSLLVSDQPYTDEDGFPQIRPASASTRRKGEVDPENRRVLSFKRPDVEELGFMEEEFEEHLALGEYSRSEEEEGYSRREDEVQQVSHLNQTGGEMLERGLPSEVSRPSELPWFSEGEGERGRYTGRGEDDEMKNEALENREMTWYFTWR